One Micromonospora sp. WMMD1120 genomic region harbors:
- a CDS encoding RNA polymerase sigma-70 factor, giving the protein MNADEHADPAVDAFVSHRNLLFTVAYEMLGSTMDAEDVLQETWLRWADVDLAAVQDPRAYLVRITTRQSLNRLRAVGRRRESYVGPWLPEPLLTAPDVADDVELAESVSTAMLLVLETLTPTERAVFVLREVFDLAYDEIADAVDKSPAAVRQIAHRARAHVTARRPRARVSPADARRVLDAFQRAVGTGDVQGLLDILAPDVVFIGDGGGIKQAVLRPVAGADRVARLLASAEARTAALAMRPAEVNGCPALVLRFDGEIDTVVTLRIDDGLVTALYAVRNPEKLSHLRRETAVRRWK; this is encoded by the coding sequence ATGAACGCGGACGAGCACGCTGATCCGGCCGTCGACGCGTTCGTCAGCCACCGGAACCTGCTCTTCACCGTCGCCTACGAGATGCTCGGCTCGACGATGGACGCTGAGGACGTACTCCAGGAGACCTGGCTGCGGTGGGCGGACGTGGACCTGGCGGCGGTCCAGGACCCACGGGCGTATCTGGTGCGGATCACCACCCGCCAGTCGCTGAACCGGCTGCGGGCTGTCGGCCGGCGGAGGGAGTCCTATGTCGGCCCCTGGCTGCCCGAGCCGTTGTTGACGGCGCCCGACGTCGCCGACGATGTCGAGTTGGCCGAGAGCGTCTCGACGGCGATGCTGCTGGTGCTGGAGACGCTGACGCCGACCGAGCGGGCGGTGTTCGTTCTGCGCGAGGTGTTCGACCTGGCCTACGACGAGATCGCCGACGCTGTCGACAAGAGTCCAGCGGCCGTTCGCCAGATCGCCCACCGGGCCCGCGCACACGTCACCGCGCGTCGACCTCGCGCGCGCGTCTCGCCGGCCGACGCCCGGCGTGTGCTGGACGCGTTCCAGCGGGCGGTCGGAACCGGGGACGTGCAGGGTCTGCTGGACATCCTCGCGCCGGACGTCGTGTTCATCGGCGATGGTGGCGGAATCAAACAGGCGGTGCTGCGGCCGGTCGCTGGGGCGGACCGGGTGGCCCGACTGTTGGCCAGCGCCGAGGCCAGGACCGCAGCGTTGGCGATGCGGCCGGCCGAGGTCAACGGGTGCCCGGCGCTGGTCCTCCGGTTCGACGGGGAGATCGACACCGTCGTCACGCTGCGCATCGACGACGGCCTGGTCACCGCGCTCTATGCGGTGCGCAATCCGGAGAAGTTGTCGCACCTGCGGCGCGAGACCGCCGTGCGTCGCTGGAAGTGA
- a CDS encoding VOC family protein gives MIAQFKDLCLDATDPLALGGFWARVLDGDVADAGDDDTRVDPRSARSDAESIWVNKVPEPRVGRTRVHLDLRLADADPAALLAAGARLVREPDGDEARWVLTDPEGNSFCALPGGADTTPGPVALVVDAIDPIAQATWWAGVLGGDVEHGSTDSSVLGAANFPWHLWLFDAVSTPKTVKNRLHWDVELVDPEPMALIAAGATLLREPLDEARWWWVLADPEGNEFCAFAPRRTG, from the coding sequence ATGATCGCTCAGTTCAAGGACCTCTGCCTGGACGCCACCGACCCGCTCGCCCTCGGCGGCTTCTGGGCGCGGGTGCTCGACGGGGACGTGGCCGACGCCGGCGACGACGACACCCGGGTCGACCCCCGCTCGGCGCGCTCCGACGCGGAGTCGATCTGGGTCAACAAGGTGCCGGAGCCGCGGGTCGGCCGGACCCGCGTACACCTGGATCTGCGGTTGGCCGACGCGGACCCGGCGGCGCTGCTCGCGGCCGGCGCCCGACTGGTCCGCGAACCGGACGGCGACGAGGCACGGTGGGTGCTGACCGATCCGGAGGGCAACTCGTTCTGCGCGCTGCCGGGCGGTGCGGACACCACGCCCGGTCCGGTCGCGCTGGTGGTGGACGCGATCGACCCGATCGCCCAGGCGACCTGGTGGGCCGGCGTGCTCGGTGGCGACGTCGAGCACGGGTCGACCGACTCGTCCGTCCTCGGCGCGGCCAACTTCCCCTGGCACCTGTGGCTCTTCGACGCGGTGTCCACGCCCAAGACGGTCAAGAACCGCCTGCACTGGGACGTCGAGCTGGTCGACCCGGAGCCGATGGCGCTGATCGCGGCGGGCGCGACGCTGCTGCGCGAGCCGCTCGACGAGGCGCGCTGGTGGTGGGTGCTGGCCGACCCCGAGGGCAACGAGTTCTGCGCCTTCGCCCCACGTCGAACCGGGTGA
- a CDS encoding L,D-transpeptidase family protein, which yields MKRRSLLLGAAAGLTAPAVLTPTAPALGATRPPAPTWGATVPAPRRARTTVPRHNLAARLTTLPAQTRQVIVVGATSYTTTYATLEAYVRVRDRWQPASASLPARIGSKGFSDNHVEGVPTTPTGVYSIGPTMYGIAANPGVRYPYHRLVSGDWWNENPSSTRYNTFQHSSTNPGGASEALWQETPAYTHFAVITYNMPPNVATPVPNAGSGIFLHQFSTSAGNATAGCVSLSRDHLVDVLTWLDPALSPRIVLSPYAQLGRY from the coding sequence ATGAAGCGCAGATCTCTCCTGTTGGGCGCCGCGGCGGGACTCACCGCGCCGGCCGTGCTCACCCCGACCGCGCCGGCGCTCGGCGCGACAAGGCCGCCGGCCCCGACGTGGGGGGCCACCGTCCCCGCTCCGCGCCGCGCCCGCACGACGGTGCCGCGACACAACCTGGCCGCCCGGCTGACCACGCTGCCGGCCCAGACCCGGCAGGTCATCGTGGTCGGCGCGACCAGCTACACCACCACCTACGCCACACTTGAGGCGTACGTGCGGGTGCGGGACCGGTGGCAGCCGGCCTCGGCGTCGTTGCCCGCCCGGATCGGCTCCAAGGGGTTCAGCGACAACCACGTGGAGGGTGTGCCGACCACCCCCACCGGGGTCTACTCGATCGGCCCGACCATGTACGGCATCGCCGCGAACCCCGGTGTGCGCTACCCGTACCACCGGCTGGTCAGCGGTGACTGGTGGAACGAGAACCCGTCGTCGACGCGGTACAACACCTTCCAGCACAGCTCGACGAACCCGGGCGGGGCCAGCGAGGCGCTGTGGCAGGAGACGCCCGCGTACACGCACTTCGCGGTGATCACCTACAACATGCCGCCGAACGTGGCGACGCCGGTGCCGAACGCCGGCAGCGGCATCTTCCTGCACCAGTTCAGCACCAGCGCCGGCAACGCCACCGCCGGCTGCGTCTCGCTGTCCCGCGACCACCTGGTCGACGTGCTCACCTGGCTCGACCCGGCGCTGTCGCCCCGCATCGTGCTCAGCCCGTACGCCCAGCTCGGGCGATACTGA
- a CDS encoding ABC transporter substrate-binding protein: protein MTEPEAARRRRRPVARLGAAAVALALVAPLAACGADDDGGPPTINLYYPPEQNLQKVVDDCNAQAQGRYEIAYRVLPRQADDQRVQMVRRLAAEDTGMDLLGLDVTWTQEFASADWLREWTGQDKAEVEQGTLAGPLDTARYQDKLYAAPKNTNVQLLWYRKDLVPQPPTTWDQMISAAQQLKEQGKPYQVLTMGAQYEGLVVLYNTLAESAGGQILNEDGTKAVMDEGTVRALDQLKRFATSGVTSPSFSNATEDPVRLEFQSGSGAFQVNWPFVYPALQEANPDLAKQVGWARVPGVEEGSPSKVTIGGVNLAVSSYSRHPELSFEAARCLRSAEHQKFSAINDGVPPTIEAVFDDPEMTEAYPMKDTILEELKEPATRPLTPAYQSISTVMSAILSPPSGIRPQQTADELRDAIADALQSKGVLP, encoded by the coding sequence ATGACGGAGCCCGAAGCGGCCCGACGCCGCCGCCGTCCGGTCGCGCGGCTGGGCGCGGCGGCTGTCGCGCTGGCGCTCGTCGCACCACTGGCCGCGTGTGGCGCGGACGACGATGGTGGCCCACCAACGATCAACCTGTACTACCCGCCCGAGCAGAACCTGCAGAAGGTCGTCGACGACTGCAACGCGCAGGCCCAGGGCCGGTACGAGATCGCGTACCGGGTGCTGCCCCGGCAGGCAGACGACCAGCGGGTGCAGATGGTGCGCCGGTTGGCCGCCGAGGACACCGGCATGGACCTGCTCGGCCTGGACGTCACCTGGACCCAGGAGTTCGCCAGCGCCGACTGGCTCCGGGAGTGGACCGGCCAGGACAAGGCCGAGGTCGAGCAGGGCACCCTCGCAGGGCCGCTGGACACCGCCCGCTACCAGGACAAGCTGTACGCGGCGCCGAAGAACACGAACGTCCAGCTGCTCTGGTACCGCAAGGACCTGGTGCCCCAGCCGCCGACCACCTGGGACCAGATGATCAGCGCGGCCCAGCAGCTGAAGGAGCAGGGCAAGCCGTACCAGGTGCTCACGATGGGCGCCCAGTACGAGGGCCTGGTCGTCCTCTACAACACCCTCGCGGAGAGCGCCGGCGGGCAGATCCTCAACGAGGACGGCACGAAGGCCGTGATGGACGAGGGCACGGTCCGGGCGCTGGACCAGCTCAAGCGCTTCGCCACGTCGGGCGTGACCTCGCCGTCGTTCAGCAACGCCACCGAGGACCCGGTCCGGCTGGAGTTCCAGTCCGGCTCCGGCGCGTTCCAGGTGAACTGGCCGTTCGTCTACCCGGCCCTGCAGGAGGCGAACCCGGACCTGGCCAAGCAGGTCGGCTGGGCCCGCGTTCCCGGCGTCGAGGAGGGCAGCCCCAGCAAGGTAACCATCGGTGGCGTCAACCTGGCGGTCAGCTCCTACTCCCGGCACCCGGAGCTGTCGTTCGAGGCGGCCCGGTGCCTGCGCAGCGCGGAGCACCAGAAGTTCTCCGCCATCAACGACGGCGTGCCGCCCACCATCGAGGCCGTCTTCGACGACCCGGAGATGACCGAGGCGTACCCGATGAAGGACACCATCCTGGAGGAGCTGAAGGAACCGGCGACCCGTCCCCTGACGCCGGCCTACCAGAGCATCTCCACTGTGATGTCGGCGATCCTGTCGCCGCCGTCCGGTATTCGCCCGCAGCAGACCGCCGACGAGTTGCGCGACGCCATCGCCGACGCCCTCCAGTCGAAGGGGGTGCTTCCATGA
- a CDS encoding sugar ABC transporter permease, whose translation MSVNATPAGADVAAEETRPTATVPAQRGGRGKPPLSENKKAERRLGWLLCAPAALVMVAVTAYPIIYSVWLSLQRFDLRFPDQREFIGLENYVTVLTNEFWWTAFGVTMLITVVTVAVELVLGMGLALIMHRTLVGRGIVRTSALIPYGIVTVVAAFSWRYAWTPGTGYLANLFSDGAPLTERASSLAIIMLAEIWKTTPFMALLLMAGLALVPEDLLKAASTDGATGWQKFTKVMLPVMKPAILVALLFRTLDAFRVFDNIFVLTAGGNETSSVSMLAYNNLIRGLNLGIGSTMSVLIFITVAIIAFVFVKLFGTAAPGSDDGERR comes from the coding sequence ATGAGCGTCAACGCCACACCGGCCGGTGCGGACGTCGCCGCCGAGGAGACCCGTCCCACCGCCACGGTGCCCGCCCAGCGGGGCGGCCGCGGCAAGCCGCCGCTGAGCGAGAACAAGAAGGCCGAACGCCGGCTCGGCTGGCTACTCTGCGCGCCCGCCGCGCTGGTCATGGTGGCGGTCACCGCGTACCCGATCATCTACTCGGTCTGGCTGTCGTTGCAGCGCTTCGACCTGCGCTTCCCGGACCAGCGCGAGTTCATCGGGCTGGAGAACTACGTCACGGTGCTCACCAACGAGTTCTGGTGGACCGCCTTCGGGGTGACCATGCTGATCACGGTGGTCACCGTGGCCGTCGAGCTGGTCCTCGGCATGGGGCTGGCGCTGATCATGCACCGCACCCTGGTCGGGCGCGGCATCGTGCGCACGTCGGCCCTCATCCCGTACGGGATCGTCACCGTGGTCGCCGCGTTCTCCTGGCGGTACGCCTGGACGCCCGGCACCGGCTACCTGGCCAACCTGTTCAGCGACGGCGCGCCGCTCACCGAGCGGGCCAGCTCGTTGGCGATCATCATGCTCGCGGAGATCTGGAAGACCACCCCGTTCATGGCGCTGCTGCTGATGGCCGGGCTGGCGCTGGTGCCGGAGGATCTGCTCAAGGCGGCCTCCACCGACGGCGCGACCGGCTGGCAGAAGTTCACCAAGGTCATGCTGCCGGTGATGAAGCCGGCGATCCTGGTCGCGCTGCTGTTCCGCACCCTGGACGCGTTCCGGGTCTTCGACAACATCTTCGTGTTGACCGCCGGCGGCAACGAGACCTCGTCGGTGTCGATGCTCGCCTACAACAACCTGATCCGGGGCCTCAACCTCGGCATCGGCTCGACGATGTCGGTGCTCATCTTCATCACCGTGGCGATCATCGCCTTCGTCTTCGTGAAGCTGTTCGGCACCGCTGCCCCCGGCAGCGACGACGGGGAGAGGCGCTGA
- a CDS encoding MerR family transcriptional regulator, with protein MAATTTARKRVEPPLTIQEMAQRSGFSEPTLRYYEKVGLLGPVPRDDSSGHRRYSAVLAERVDALACLRSSGMSIAEMRRYLTLLDQGGRAAAAEQHELFARHADRLSEEIERLRVRQAYLRAKADMWDARYRADDAAEAYAIEQVQRALRKF; from the coding sequence ATGGCAGCGACCACGACAGCTCGAAAGCGGGTGGAGCCGCCCCTGACCATCCAGGAGATGGCCCAGCGGTCCGGCTTCAGCGAGCCGACGCTGCGGTACTACGAGAAGGTGGGTCTGCTCGGCCCGGTCCCGCGGGACGACAGCAGCGGTCACCGCCGCTACTCCGCGGTGCTCGCCGAGCGCGTCGACGCCCTGGCCTGCCTCCGGTCGTCCGGGATGAGCATCGCGGAGATGCGCCGCTACCTGACGCTGCTCGACCAGGGCGGTCGCGCGGCCGCCGCCGAACAGCACGAGCTGTTCGCCCGGCACGCCGACCGGCTGTCCGAGGAGATCGAGCGCCTTCGGGTACGGCAGGCGTACCTGCGCGCCAAGGCGGACATGTGGGACGCCCGGTACCGCGCTGATGACGCCGCCGAGGCGTATGCAATCGAGCAGGTTCAGCGAGCACTCCGGAAGTTTTGA
- a CDS encoding PadR family transcriptional regulator, which yields MIAGEGQPTADSDRQTQLLRGALDMCLLALLAREPAHGYELVRRMEAAGFGAISYGTIYPLLTRMRRLGLVAHEQHASPTGPPRKVYALTRSGRVHLDAWRQQWNRFADTVGTVLDQLDQSPTRS from the coding sequence ATGATAGCGGGCGAGGGTCAGCCGACTGCTGACAGCGACCGGCAGACGCAGCTCCTGCGGGGTGCGCTGGACATGTGCCTCCTGGCGCTGCTGGCGCGCGAGCCCGCGCACGGCTACGAGCTGGTTCGGCGGATGGAGGCAGCCGGCTTTGGCGCGATCAGCTACGGCACGATCTATCCACTGCTGACCCGGATGCGCCGGCTCGGCCTGGTCGCTCACGAACAGCACGCCAGCCCGACCGGCCCGCCCCGGAAGGTCTACGCGCTGACCAGGTCCGGCCGGGTCCACCTGGATGCCTGGCGGCAACAGTGGAACCGCTTCGCCGACACCGTCGGCACGGTTCTCGACCAGCTCGACCAGAGCCCCACGAGGAGTTGA
- a CDS encoding carbohydrate ABC transporter permease produces MAVDTTAKAKLRWGLLDVLVVVFALIPVLWIASLSFKTPATLTDGKFIPREWTLDNYRTIFDTDQFVRALVNSIGIALIATLIAVVLGAMAAYAISRLDFPGKRLLVGVSLLIAMFPQVSLVSPLFEIERQLGLFDTWPGLILPYITFALPLAIYTLSAFFKQIPWDLEKAAKMDGATQGQAFRRVIAPLAAPGLFTTAILVFIFCWNDFLFAITLTSTERARTVPVALSFFTGESQFEDPTGAICAAAVVITVPIILFVLFFQRRIVSGLTSGAVKG; encoded by the coding sequence ATGGCCGTCGACACCACTGCCAAGGCAAAGCTGCGCTGGGGTCTGCTGGACGTCCTGGTGGTCGTCTTCGCGTTGATCCCCGTCCTCTGGATCGCGTCGCTGTCGTTCAAGACGCCGGCCACCCTCACCGACGGGAAGTTCATCCCGAGGGAGTGGACGCTCGACAACTACCGGACGATCTTCGACACCGACCAGTTCGTCCGGGCGCTGGTCAACTCCATCGGCATCGCGCTGATCGCCACGCTGATCGCTGTGGTGCTCGGGGCGATGGCCGCGTACGCGATCAGCCGGCTGGACTTCCCCGGCAAGCGGCTGCTGGTCGGGGTCTCCCTGCTGATCGCCATGTTCCCGCAGGTGTCACTGGTGTCGCCGCTGTTCGAGATCGAGCGTCAGCTCGGCCTCTTCGACACCTGGCCCGGGCTCATCCTGCCGTACATCACCTTCGCGCTGCCGCTGGCCATCTACACGTTGTCGGCGTTCTTCAAGCAGATCCCCTGGGACCTGGAGAAGGCCGCGAAGATGGACGGCGCCACCCAGGGGCAGGCGTTCCGACGGGTGATCGCGCCACTGGCCGCGCCCGGTCTGTTCACCACGGCGATCCTGGTCTTCATCTTCTGCTGGAACGACTTCCTCTTCGCCATCACGCTGACCTCCACCGAACGCGCCCGTACGGTGCCGGTCGCGCTGTCGTTCTTCACCGGCGAGTCGCAGTTCGAGGACCCGACCGGGGCGATCTGCGCCGCCGCCGTGGTGATCACCGTGCCGATCATCCTGTTCGTCCTCTTCTTCCAGCGTCGCATCGTGTCCGGGCTGACCTCCGGCGCAGTCAAGGGATAG
- a CDS encoding low temperature requirement protein A — protein MSDVPVTRLVRSDATRQRATFLELFLDLVFVFALTRISARLIVDFTGGERGVYAGIAQALLLFLALWVVWSMTVWSTSWLDPEAPLVQTVIVITTLGAMTMAVAVPDGFGARAPLFAITYVTLQIGRVLYFHLAGHGQPDPQQSVRILFWLLLSAPPWIAGGLVDHGTVRGWFWAVAVLLDYAGLFLGWPTPRIGAQRIGVRMIAAEHLAERYQQFLLIALGEAIFVIGLAFSGSDFHIDQSAGFVLALASTVLLWRIYFHVAGGLLDAAVDRAGDPARLATYLAFAQLVMIAGIVLTGVGFELFITEPLGHLPAAWLVAILGGPALFLAGRAILEYQVFARVSRSRAAGLVALGLLTPVALRLDPLSAGGTAALVLLGVAAADTRRSRRHPPETPSPPF, from the coding sequence ATGAGTGACGTGCCGGTCACGCGGCTGGTGCGCAGCGACGCCACCCGCCAGCGGGCGACCTTTCTGGAACTCTTCCTCGACCTGGTCTTCGTCTTCGCCCTGACCCGGATCTCCGCCCGCCTGATCGTCGACTTCACCGGCGGTGAGCGTGGTGTGTACGCCGGAATCGCCCAGGCGCTGCTGCTCTTCCTCGCGCTGTGGGTGGTCTGGTCGATGACCGTCTGGTCGACCAGTTGGCTGGACCCGGAGGCGCCCCTCGTCCAGACCGTCATCGTCATCACGACGCTCGGCGCCATGACGATGGCCGTCGCCGTGCCCGACGGCTTCGGCGCGCGGGCGCCGCTCTTCGCGATCACGTACGTGACCCTCCAGATCGGGCGGGTGCTCTACTTCCACCTGGCCGGGCACGGTCAACCCGACCCGCAGCAGTCCGTCCGCATCCTGTTCTGGCTCCTGCTGAGCGCACCACCGTGGATCGCCGGCGGTCTCGTCGACCACGGCACCGTACGCGGGTGGTTCTGGGCCGTCGCCGTGCTCCTCGACTACGCCGGGCTGTTCCTCGGCTGGCCGACACCCCGCATCGGCGCACAACGGATCGGCGTCCGGATGATCGCCGCCGAACACCTGGCCGAGCGGTACCAGCAGTTCCTCCTCATCGCGCTCGGCGAGGCGATCTTCGTCATCGGGTTGGCGTTCAGCGGCAGTGACTTCCACATCGACCAGAGCGCGGGGTTCGTCCTGGCGCTGGCGTCCACCGTCCTGCTCTGGCGGATCTACTTCCACGTCGCCGGCGGCCTACTGGACGCCGCCGTCGACCGCGCCGGCGACCCGGCCCGGCTCGCGACCTACCTGGCGTTCGCCCAACTGGTGATGATCGCCGGCATCGTCCTGACCGGCGTGGGCTTCGAGCTGTTCATCACCGAGCCGCTCGGGCACCTCCCGGCGGCCTGGCTCGTCGCCATCCTCGGCGGTCCGGCGCTCTTCCTCGCCGGCCGGGCGATCCTGGAATACCAGGTCTTCGCCCGGGTCTCCCGGTCCCGGGCTGCGGGCCTGGTGGCCCTCGGCCTGCTGACGCCGGTGGCGCTGCGCCTCGACCCGCTCAGCGCAGGCGGCACCGCCGCGCTGGTGCTGCTCGGCGTCGCCGCGGCGGACACCCGACGGTCCCGCCGGCACCCACCCGAGACGCCCTCGCCGCCGTTCTAG
- a CDS encoding DoxX family protein gives MNLALWIAAGLLAAVALLAGSTKTFVPKEKLAATHGGGWTGDASVGFVKTLGVLELLAAVGLILPAVLDIAPVLVPVTAVCWVLLMVGAIITHLRHDEARFTVLNLTYLALAAFVAWGRLGPEPFGG, from the coding sequence ATGAACCTGGCACTGTGGATCGCTGCCGGACTGCTGGCGGCGGTCGCCCTGCTCGCGGGCAGCACCAAGACATTCGTACCCAAGGAGAAGCTGGCGGCGACCCACGGCGGTGGGTGGACCGGCGACGCCAGCGTCGGGTTCGTCAAGACCCTCGGGGTCCTCGAACTCCTCGCCGCGGTCGGCCTGATCCTGCCCGCCGTGCTGGACATCGCGCCGGTGCTGGTGCCGGTGACGGCCGTCTGCTGGGTCCTGCTGATGGTCGGCGCGATCATCACCCACCTGCGGCACGACGAGGCGAGGTTCACGGTGCTGAACCTGACCTATCTGGCCCTGGCGGCCTTCGTGGCGTGGGGTCGACTCGGGCCCGAGCCGTTCGGCGGCTGA
- the ugpC gene encoding sn-glycerol-3-phosphate ABC transporter ATP-binding protein UgpC, giving the protein MADIVLDKVSKRFPDGTVAVQDVDLEIADGEFVILVGPSGCGKSTTLNMIAGLEDISSGELRIGGQRVNDKAPRDRDIAMVFQSYALYPNMTVRENMAFPLRLAKLDKETINAKVDEAAKVLELTSLLDRKPANLSGGQRQRVAMGRAIVRQPKAFLMDEPLSNLDAKLRVQMRTVVSRLQKQLGTTTVYVTHDQTEAMTLGDRVVIMRGGAVQQVGPPQELYDHPRNLFVAGFIGSPSMNFLHAAVQDGGLRTALGDVPLGDRIRRELEAADAPRELILGIRPEHFEDAELVDDDTRRRGMEFEAPVDIVESMGSDKYVYFTVEGEKASAAELEELAADAGAADFAGAGGNLVTRLSAESPVSEGQTRRVWFNLEKIHLFDPSTGRNLTLHEGHSAGALAD; this is encoded by the coding sequence ATGGCTGACATCGTGCTCGACAAGGTGAGCAAGAGGTTCCCGGACGGGACCGTCGCCGTGCAGGACGTCGACCTGGAGATCGCCGACGGCGAGTTCGTGATCCTGGTCGGGCCCTCGGGCTGCGGCAAGTCCACCACCCTCAACATGATCGCCGGGTTGGAGGACATCAGCTCCGGCGAGCTGCGCATCGGCGGGCAGCGGGTCAACGACAAGGCCCCCCGGGACCGGGACATCGCCATGGTGTTCCAGTCGTACGCGCTCTACCCCAACATGACGGTGCGGGAGAACATGGCGTTCCCGCTGCGGCTGGCGAAGCTCGACAAGGAGACCATCAACGCCAAGGTCGACGAGGCGGCCAAGGTGCTGGAGCTGACCTCGCTGCTGGACCGCAAGCCCGCCAACCTCTCCGGCGGCCAGCGCCAGCGGGTGGCGATGGGCCGGGCGATCGTCCGGCAGCCGAAGGCGTTCCTGATGGACGAGCCGCTGTCCAACCTCGACGCCAAGCTGCGGGTCCAGATGCGTACCGTGGTGTCCCGCCTGCAGAAGCAGCTCGGCACCACCACCGTGTACGTCACGCACGACCAGACCGAGGCGATGACCCTCGGCGACCGCGTGGTGATCATGCGCGGGGGAGCGGTGCAGCAGGTCGGCCCTCCCCAGGAGCTGTACGACCACCCGCGCAACCTCTTCGTCGCCGGGTTCATCGGCTCGCCGTCGATGAACTTCCTGCACGCCGCCGTGCAGGACGGCGGGCTGCGCACCGCGCTGGGTGACGTACCCCTCGGCGACCGGATCCGGCGGGAGCTGGAGGCGGCGGACGCGCCCCGCGAACTGATCCTCGGCATCCGGCCGGAGCACTTCGAGGACGCCGAACTCGTCGACGACGACACCCGCCGACGGGGCATGGAGTTCGAGGCGCCGGTCGACATCGTCGAGTCGATGGGTTCGGACAAGTACGTCTACTTCACTGTGGAGGGCGAGAAGGCCAGCGCCGCCGAACTGGAGGAGCTGGCCGCCGACGCGGGCGCCGCCGACTTCGCCGGCGCCGGGGGCAACCTGGTGACCCGGCTGTCCGCCGAGTCCCCGGTCTCCGAGGGACAGACCCGGCGGGTCTGGTTCAACCTGGAGAAAATCCACCTGTTCGACCCGTCCACCGGACGCAACCTGACCCTGCACGAGGGCCACTCGGCAGGCGCCCTCGCCGACTGA
- a CDS encoding WHG domain-containing protein, whose amino-acid sequence MPGPAEKATEQDRRDLIVTVARELAEAEGWAGVSIRRLAEQAEIDVGDVYRHFPDLEALLAAVAVCAFADLAADLAEAHAEAADSPDGAWPAVASAYLDFAYTNPEVYDAMLALTPDLALGVDGVPAAPRAVFAELRAALTPLAEGRDPDTLAEVGWSLLHGVVMLTRGGRLRPEGQEEREALIAARLLRWPCPTGGNPVGAPGEMP is encoded by the coding sequence GTGCCCGGACCTGCCGAGAAGGCCACCGAACAGGACCGGCGCGACCTCATCGTCACTGTCGCGCGGGAGTTGGCCGAGGCGGAGGGCTGGGCCGGGGTGAGCATCCGACGCCTCGCCGAGCAGGCCGAGATCGACGTCGGCGACGTCTACCGGCACTTTCCGGACCTGGAGGCGTTGCTCGCCGCCGTCGCCGTGTGCGCGTTCGCCGATCTCGCCGCCGATCTCGCCGAGGCGCACGCGGAAGCCGCCGACAGCCCGGACGGCGCCTGGCCGGCGGTCGCGTCCGCGTACCTCGACTTCGCGTACACGAACCCGGAGGTCTATGACGCGATGCTCGCCTTGACCCCCGACCTCGCCCTCGGCGTGGATGGGGTGCCGGCCGCGCCCCGGGCGGTCTTCGCCGAGCTGCGGGCGGCCCTGACCCCGCTGGCCGAGGGACGGGACCCGGACACTCTCGCCGAGGTGGGCTGGAGCCTGCTGCACGGCGTGGTGATGCTGACCCGCGGCGGCCGGCTCAGGCCGGAGGGGCAGGAGGAGCGGGAGGCGCTGATCGCCGCCCGGCTGCTGCGCTGGCCCTGCCCGACGGGCGGAAACCCGGTGGGCGCTCCGGGTGAGATGCCCTAG
- a CDS encoding HAD family hydrolase translates to MLIFDADDTLWENNVVFERVIEDFLSWLDHPTLDRAELRAVLDDIERANAVAHGYGSKVFLRSLAECLERLRERPATDAERQEIDRLAVALVEHKVELMPGVADALDELAGRHELLLLTKGDREEQQRKLDACGLLHHFGAAHIVAEKNVDTYRWLIREHGFAPDRAWMIGNSPKSDILPARAARLNAVFIPNENTWALEEDELDPTDAGILRLAAFRDLLRHF, encoded by the coding sequence GTGTTGATTTTCGACGCGGACGACACGTTGTGGGAGAACAACGTCGTCTTCGAGCGGGTGATCGAGGACTTCCTGAGCTGGTTGGACCACCCCACCCTGGACCGGGCCGAACTACGGGCCGTGCTCGACGACATCGAGCGGGCCAACGCGGTGGCGCACGGGTATGGCAGCAAGGTCTTCCTGCGCAGCCTCGCGGAGTGCCTGGAGCGGCTGCGTGAGCGGCCGGCCACCGACGCCGAACGCCAGGAGATCGACAGGCTGGCCGTGGCCCTCGTCGAGCACAAGGTGGAGTTGATGCCCGGGGTGGCGGACGCGCTCGACGAACTCGCCGGCCGGCACGAGTTGTTGCTGCTGACCAAGGGCGACCGGGAGGAGCAGCAGCGCAAGCTCGACGCGTGCGGCCTGCTGCACCACTTCGGCGCCGCGCACATCGTCGCCGAGAAGAACGTCGACACGTACCGCTGGCTGATCCGTGAGCACGGCTTCGCGCCGGATCGGGCCTGGATGATCGGCAACTCGCCGAAGTCCGACATCCTGCCGGCGCGGGCGGCCCGGCTGAACGCGGTGTTCATTCCGAACGAGAACACCTGGGCGCTGGAGGAGGACGAGCTTGACCCGACCGACGCCGGCATCCTGCGGCTGGCCGCGTTCCGGGACCTGCTGCGGCACTTCTGA